In Longimicrobiaceae bacterium, a genomic segment contains:
- a CDS encoding NupC/NupG family nucleoside CNT transporter, whose protein sequence is MAHRKKVLLRLAPLWMAAALLLGLGWMSSRAQEAPVVAPADTVTPAEVLPAPGTAEAQQPVESGVIEPSEPGLAPAAELSAAQRARLAREEARGGTPAQKATSLLGLLVFVGVAWLLSVNRKAVQWRVVAWGLGLQFVFAMLILLTGPGRAFFDALNQVFVALLGYTNEGAGFLFGNLVRPNVPVGPAAGPFGSVGDTGTWAATGALFAFSVLPTIIFFSSLMTLLYYLGIMQLFVKAFAWLMVRTMGTSGSESLSAAGNIFVGQTEAPLLVKPFVRTMTKSELHAVMTGGFATVAGGVMAAYVGMLVAFFPDIAGHLIAASVMSAPAALAISKIMYPETEESVTRGDIRVELEKPDANVIDAAARGASEGLSLALNVGAMLLAFIALLALLNGLFGWITGLFGVPLTIQTVLGWIGAPIAWLMGTPWQDAQAVGTLLGEKTVLNEFVAYLHLASMLEGGEPLSARAVVIATYALCGFANFSSIAIQIGGIGGLAPERRGDLSRLGLRAMIGGTLAAFMTACVVGILL, encoded by the coding sequence ATGGCCCACCGAAAGAAGGTCCTCCTCAGGCTCGCCCCGCTCTGGATGGCGGCGGCACTCCTCCTGGGCCTGGGCTGGATGTCCTCGCGTGCGCAGGAAGCACCGGTCGTCGCTCCCGCCGACACCGTCACCCCCGCGGAGGTCCTCCCCGCGCCCGGAACCGCGGAGGCGCAGCAGCCCGTGGAGAGCGGCGTGATCGAGCCCTCGGAGCCGGGGCTCGCGCCCGCCGCCGAGCTGAGCGCGGCGCAGCGGGCCCGCCTCGCGCGCGAGGAGGCCCGCGGCGGGACCCCGGCGCAGAAGGCGACAAGCCTGCTCGGCCTTCTCGTATTCGTCGGCGTGGCGTGGCTCCTGAGCGTGAACCGCAAGGCCGTGCAGTGGCGGGTGGTGGCGTGGGGGCTGGGACTGCAGTTCGTCTTCGCCATGCTGATCCTGCTCACCGGTCCCGGACGGGCGTTCTTCGACGCCCTGAACCAGGTGTTCGTGGCGCTGCTGGGCTACACCAACGAGGGCGCCGGCTTCCTGTTCGGCAACCTGGTGCGCCCCAACGTCCCGGTGGGGCCGGCCGCGGGGCCGTTCGGCTCGGTGGGGGATACAGGCACCTGGGCCGCGACCGGCGCGCTCTTCGCCTTCAGCGTGCTCCCCACGATCATCTTCTTCTCCAGCCTGATGACCCTGCTGTACTATCTGGGGATCATGCAGCTCTTCGTGAAGGCGTTCGCCTGGCTGATGGTGCGGACCATGGGGACCTCGGGGTCGGAGAGCCTGAGCGCGGCCGGCAACATCTTCGTGGGGCAGACGGAGGCGCCGCTGCTGGTGAAGCCGTTCGTGAGGACGATGACGAAGAGCGAACTTCACGCGGTGATGACCGGCGGCTTCGCCACGGTGGCGGGCGGGGTCATGGCGGCCTACGTGGGGATGCTGGTGGCCTTCTTCCCGGACATCGCGGGGCACCTGATCGCCGCGTCGGTGATGTCGGCGCCGGCGGCGCTCGCCATCTCCAAGATCATGTACCCGGAGACGGAGGAGTCCGTCACCCGGGGCGACATCCGAGTGGAGCTGGAGAAGCCCGACGCCAATGTGATCGACGCGGCGGCGCGCGGCGCGAGCGAGGGCCTCTCTCTGGCGCTGAACGTGGGCGCCATGCTGCTGGCCTTCATCGCCCTGCTGGCGCTGCTCAACGGCCTCTTCGGCTGGATCACGGGGCTGTTCGGTGTGCCGCTCACCATCCAGACCGTGCTGGGATGGATCGGCGCGCCCATCGCCTGGCTGATGGGCACGCCCTGGCAGGACGCCCAGGCGGTGGGGACGCTGCTGGGGGAGAAGACGGTCCTCAACGAGTTCGTGGCCTACCTCCACCTGGCGAGCATGCTGGAGGGCGGCGAGCCGCTCAGCGCGCGCGCGGTGGTGATCGCCACGTACGCGCTCTGCGGCTTCGCAAACTTCAGCTCCATCGCCATCCAGATCGGCGGGATCGGCGGGTTGGCCCCGGAGCGGCGCGGCGACCTGAGCCGGCTGGGGTTGCGGGCGATGATCGGCGGCACCCTGGCCGCGTTCATGACCGCCTGCGTCGTGGGGATCCTCCTCTGA
- a CDS encoding 5'-nucleotidase C-terminal domain-containing protein, with amino-acid sequence MHAPVPPRALRAGLLTVLAAAAFGCAPAVQVAPAPETASARGELVLMGTTDVHGWLLPHDYYTGKETENGLARLVPLIDSIRAANPGRTALFESGDLLQGNPLGFVHSKLGPGEVHPVAQAMNLLEYDAAAIGNHEYNYGIPHLDAVVAKSRFPWISANTFVAGTDRHAYRPSVMLERTIDGKPIRIGVTAVTPPGVLIWDRDNVQGKLDFRDIVSSVRPVVAELRAQGADVVVVAAHGGLEGSSYDTAATGVPVENAAAAMAHEVPGIDVIFMGHSHRELADTTIANTLLLQAKNWAASLAVAELEVESTPAGGWRIVEKQGRILRPGMRAPDARFAAELAPAHERTRAYVNQRIGTSAAEWTSARARVEDTPILDLINDVQRRVTGADLSATAAFSLSSRIPAGPITVADVAGLYVYDNTLKAVRITGTQLREYIEKSAEYYLPCPGGRCERIVNPAVPGYNFDVVSGVDYTLDLTKPVGQRLVRLERNGRPVRPTDTFTIALNNYRASGSGGFSMLIGAPVVYDKDEGIRELLVEEIRRRGNIAPGQVFRKNWEIVPAELAAKAAAEQRAGNR; translated from the coding sequence ATGCACGCTCCTGTCCCGCCCCGCGCCCTCCGCGCGGGCCTGCTGACCGTCCTCGCGGCCGCGGCGTTCGGCTGCGCGCCCGCCGTCCAGGTCGCACCCGCGCCGGAGACCGCCTCGGCTCGCGGCGAGCTGGTGCTGATGGGGACCACGGACGTGCACGGCTGGCTCCTCCCGCACGACTACTACACCGGGAAGGAGACGGAGAACGGCCTCGCCCGGCTGGTGCCGCTGATCGACAGCATCCGCGCGGCGAACCCGGGGCGTACCGCGCTCTTCGAGTCGGGCGACCTGCTCCAGGGGAACCCGCTGGGCTTCGTGCACTCGAAGCTCGGCCCCGGCGAGGTGCACCCGGTGGCGCAGGCGATGAACCTGCTGGAGTACGACGCGGCGGCCATCGGCAACCACGAGTACAACTACGGGATCCCCCACCTGGACGCGGTGGTGGCGAAGTCCCGCTTCCCCTGGATCTCGGCGAACACCTTCGTGGCGGGCACGGACCGGCACGCGTACCGCCCCTCGGTCATGCTGGAGCGCACCATCGACGGGAAGCCGATCCGCATCGGGGTCACGGCGGTGACCCCGCCGGGGGTGCTCATCTGGGACCGGGACAACGTCCAGGGGAAGCTGGACTTCCGCGACATCGTCTCCAGCGTGCGGCCGGTGGTCGCCGAGCTGCGCGCGCAGGGCGCCGACGTCGTGGTGGTGGCCGCGCATGGGGGGCTGGAGGGCTCCAGCTACGACACCGCCGCTACGGGGGTGCCGGTGGAGAACGCGGCGGCGGCCATGGCCCACGAGGTTCCCGGGATCGACGTGATCTTCATGGGGCACTCGCACCGGGAGCTGGCGGATACGACCATCGCGAATACCCTCCTCCTGCAGGCGAAGAACTGGGCGGCCTCGCTGGCGGTGGCGGAGCTGGAGGTGGAGAGCACTCCGGCGGGCGGGTGGCGGATCGTGGAGAAGCAGGGCCGGATCCTGCGCCCCGGGATGCGCGCCCCCGACGCGCGCTTCGCCGCGGAGCTGGCCCCGGCGCACGAGCGCACGCGCGCCTACGTGAACCAGCGGATCGGCACGTCGGCGGCGGAGTGGACCTCGGCCCGCGCGCGGGTGGAGGACACCCCCATCCTGGACCTGATCAACGACGTGCAGCGCAGGGTGACGGGAGCGGACCTTTCCGCCACCGCCGCCTTCTCCCTGAGCTCGCGGATCCCCGCGGGGCCGATTACGGTGGCGGACGTGGCGGGGCTGTACGTGTACGACAACACGCTGAAGGCGGTCCGCATCACCGGCACGCAGCTCCGGGAGTACATCGAGAAGAGCGCGGAGTACTACCTCCCCTGCCCCGGCGGCCGTTGCGAGCGGATCGTGAACCCCGCCGTCCCCGGCTACAACTTCGACGTGGTGAGCGGCGTGGACTACACGCTCGACCTCACGAAGCCGGTAGGGCAGCGCCTGGTGCGCCTGGAGCGCAACGGCCGCCCCGTGCGCCCGACGGACACCTTCACCATCGCGCTGAACAACTACCGCGCCAGTGGCAGCGGCGGCTTCTCCATGCTGATCGGCGCGCCGGTGGTCTACGACAAGGACGAGGGGATCCGCGAGCTGCTGGTGGAGGAGATCCGCCGGCGCGGCAACATCGCCCCGGGGCAGGTGTTCCGGAAGAACTGGGAGATCGTCCCGGCGGAGCTGGCCGCGAAGGCCGCGGCGGAGCAGCGGGCGGGGAACAGGTAG
- the murI gene encoding glutamate racemase: MSPGAPVAVFDSGLGGLWVLREIRSRLPAEDLLYLADSDWCPYGPRPQLEIRARSLEIGRWLQAQGAKVLVVACNTASGAALEALREALEIPVVGMEPAVKPAVRDTRARRVGVLATEGTLASERFARLLREHAEGVEVVARPGTGLVEMVEEGEFDGARVRAVLDAALAPFREAAVDTVVLGCTHYPFLWEAIAGVLGPEVRLVDSAPAIARQTERVLEEQGLGAQGREGRVRILTTGDSAEVGEVVARLWPEPAKVEGVAL, translated from the coding sequence GTGAGCCCCGGCGCCCCGGTCGCGGTCTTCGACTCGGGGCTCGGGGGGCTCTGGGTGCTGCGCGAGATCCGCTCCCGGCTCCCCGCGGAGGACCTGCTCTACCTCGCCGACAGCGACTGGTGCCCGTACGGGCCCCGTCCCCAGCTCGAGATCCGCGCCCGGTCGCTGGAGATCGGCCGCTGGCTGCAGGCGCAGGGCGCCAAGGTCCTGGTGGTCGCCTGCAACACGGCCTCCGGCGCGGCGCTGGAGGCGCTCCGCGAGGCGCTGGAGATCCCGGTCGTGGGGATGGAGCCGGCGGTGAAGCCCGCCGTGCGCGACACCCGCGCCCGGCGCGTCGGCGTCCTCGCTACCGAGGGCACCCTCGCCTCCGAGCGCTTCGCCCGGCTGCTGCGCGAGCACGCGGAGGGGGTGGAGGTGGTCGCCCGGCCGGGGACGGGGCTGGTGGAGATGGTGGAGGAGGGGGAGTTCGACGGCGCACGGGTGCGCGCCGTGCTGGACGCGGCGCTCGCTCCCTTCCGCGAGGCCGCCGTGGACACGGTGGTCCTCGGCTGCACCCACTACCCGTTCCTCTGGGAGGCCATCGCGGGGGTGCTCGGCCCGGAGGTGCGGCTGGTGGACAGCGCCCCGGCCATCGCCCGGCAGACGGAGCGCGTGCTGGAGGAGCAGGGGCTGGGCGCGCAGGGGAGGGAGGGCCGGGTGCGGATCCTGACGACCGGGGATTCCGCCGAGGTGGGGGAGGTGGTGGCCCGCCTCTGGCCGGAGCCGGCGAAGGTCGAAGGCGTGGCGCTCTGA
- a CDS encoding rhomboid family intramembrane serine protease, with translation MIPLRDENPTETTPFMTVVFIALNLVAWFMLQGAGEMRALEASVYVFGTVPCELTGACPQQGLGWEAVLTSMFMHGSWEHILGNMLFLWVFGNNIEDSMGHLRFIVFYLVCGVAAALAHVYLSPASSIPAVGASGAISGIMGAYIVLYPRVSVRTWIPPIFLVNLNAFFLLGYWFFIQLATGVFTFGPEAGEQGGVAVWAHVGGFVAGLVLIKLFEKRPLVEAKRHKVQLTRDEVARLGW, from the coding sequence TTGATCCCGCTTCGCGACGAGAACCCGACCGAGACCACGCCGTTCATGACGGTGGTCTTCATCGCGCTGAACCTGGTCGCGTGGTTCATGCTCCAGGGCGCGGGGGAGATGCGTGCGCTGGAGGCCTCGGTCTACGTCTTCGGCACGGTGCCGTGCGAGCTCACCGGGGCGTGCCCGCAGCAGGGGCTCGGGTGGGAGGCCGTGCTGACGTCGATGTTCATGCACGGGAGCTGGGAGCACATCCTGGGGAACATGCTCTTCCTCTGGGTCTTCGGGAACAACATCGAGGACTCGATGGGGCACCTGCGCTTCATCGTCTTCTACCTGGTGTGCGGCGTCGCGGCGGCGCTGGCGCACGTCTACCTGAGCCCCGCCAGCTCCATCCCGGCGGTGGGGGCGAGCGGCGCGATCAGCGGGATCATGGGGGCGTACATCGTGCTGTACCCGCGGGTGAGCGTGCGGACCTGGATCCCGCCCATCTTCCTGGTGAACCTGAACGCCTTCTTCCTGCTGGGCTACTGGTTCTTCATCCAGCTCGCGACGGGGGTGTTCACCTTCGGGCCGGAGGCGGGGGAGCAGGGCGGCGTGGCGGTGTGGGCGCACGTGGGCGGCTTCGTGGCCGGGCTGGTCCTCATCAAGCTCTTCGAGAAGCGGCCGCTGGTGGAGGCGAAGCGGCACAAGGTGCAGCTGACGCGTGACGAGGTAGCGCGATTGGGGTGGTGA
- a CDS encoding thioesterase family protein — translation MSETPFRSVVELRVRYPETDQMGVVYHANYLAWCDMGRTELIRALGKPYAELEREGIFLAVADASLRYHAPARYDDLVRVETWVEEVRSRTVAFAYLITRVDGTGPGRLVTARTTLIALDRAGATQKLPAHLVAALRGALPPQGAVS, via the coding sequence GTGAGCGAGACCCCCTTCCGATCCGTCGTCGAGCTGCGAGTCCGCTACCCCGAGACTGACCAGATGGGGGTCGTCTACCACGCGAACTACCTGGCGTGGTGCGACATGGGCCGGACGGAGCTGATCCGGGCGCTCGGAAAGCCGTACGCGGAGCTGGAGCGCGAGGGGATCTTCCTGGCCGTCGCCGACGCGTCGCTCCGCTACCACGCCCCTGCTCGCTACGACGACCTAGTCCGGGTGGAGACCTGGGTGGAGGAGGTCCGCTCGCGCACGGTGGCCTTCGCCTACCTGATCACCCGGGTGGACGGAACGGGCCCGGGGCGCCTGGTGACCGCCCGCACCACCCTGATCGCGCTGGACCGGGCGGGGGCCACGCAGAAGCTCCCCGCCCACCTCGTCGCCGCGCTCCGCGGCGCCCTCCCGCCGCAAGGAGCCGTCTCTTGA
- a CDS encoding UDP-2,3-diacylglucosamine diphosphatase has protein sequence MSTLPYLIVSDTHLGAVPRATEAAFREFLRDVPGNASGLLINGDLFDFWFEYGTVILREHYRTVAALADVVEAGVPVSFVGGNHDAWAGSFLRDEVGIRLLDGPVEMELAGRRTLVAHGDGVGRGDLKYRALKAFIRNRAVVGAFRVVHPDLGTRIARIASTTEHKADTGDVHSKGRAGHIQAWAEERLRADPGLGLVVAGHAHVPAVVEVEPGRFYANAGDWIRHFTYLALPPSGGPPELRRWPTPG, from the coding sequence ATGAGCACCCTCCCCTACCTGATCGTCTCCGACACGCACCTCGGCGCCGTCCCGCGCGCAACGGAGGCGGCGTTCCGCGAGTTCCTTCGGGACGTCCCCGGCAACGCGTCCGGGCTGCTGATCAACGGCGACCTGTTCGACTTCTGGTTCGAGTACGGGACGGTGATCCTGCGGGAGCACTACCGCACCGTGGCCGCGCTGGCGGACGTGGTTGAGGCGGGGGTCCCCGTTTCCTTCGTGGGGGGGAACCACGACGCGTGGGCGGGGAGCTTTCTGCGTGACGAGGTGGGAATCCGGCTCCTCGACGGGCCCGTGGAGATGGAGCTGGCGGGGCGGCGGACGCTGGTGGCGCACGGAGACGGCGTGGGGCGGGGCGACCTCAAGTATCGCGCGCTCAAGGCGTTCATCCGCAACCGGGCGGTGGTGGGCGCCTTCCGGGTCGTGCACCCGGACCTGGGGACGAGGATCGCGCGGATCGCCTCCACCACGGAGCACAAGGCGGACACCGGCGACGTGCACAGCAAGGGGCGTGCGGGACACATCCAGGCCTGGGCGGAGGAGCGGCTGCGGGCCGACCCGGGGCTGGGGCTGGTGGTGGCGGGGCACGCGCACGTGCCCGCGGTGGTGGAGGTGGAGCCCGGGCGCTTCTACGCCAACGCGGGGGACTGGATCCGGCACTTCACCTACCTGGCGCTCCCCCCCTCGGGCGGCCCGCCGGAGCTGCGCCGCTGGCCGACCCCCGGCTGA
- a CDS encoding amidohydrolase family protein, whose amino-acid sequence MHAPRLVTAALALLAVPAAAQQAPATAPAAERVVVIRAGRLIDGTGAAPRENVTILVRGNRIAEVGPRVQAPAGAETVDLSGWTVMPGFIDTHTHITSDPSGGYSERTLRQFPGYSALVGAKNARATLLAGFTTVRDVGSDGWADVALKHAINDGVVPGPRMYVAAHSLGITGGHCDTNGYRPDLREEPGVQEGIANGVDAVRAAVRYQVKYGADVIKTCATGGVLSAGDAVGVQQYSEDELRAMVETAAMAERRVAAHAHGPEGIKAAVRAGVASIEHGSVLDDEAIRMMKQRGTYLVPTMMAFDAVVRGARGGTLAPWAAAKALEISPHAQESVRRAIRAGVPIAFGTDAGVFPHGTNADEFRLLVDAGMTPMQAILAATREAAKLLGVADLGTVAPGKLADVVAVRGDPLRDVEALKQVGFVMKDGVVYKRDGTPLADVRQAHSAN is encoded by the coding sequence TTGCACGCTCCTCGTCTGGTCACCGCGGCGCTCGCGCTGCTGGCCGTTCCCGCCGCCGCGCAGCAGGCGCCCGCCACCGCGCCTGCCGCCGAGCGCGTCGTCGTCATCCGGGCCGGACGGCTCATCGACGGCACCGGCGCGGCCCCGCGGGAGAACGTCACCATCCTGGTGCGCGGCAACCGCATCGCCGAGGTGGGCCCGCGGGTGCAGGCGCCCGCCGGGGCGGAAACGGTCGACCTCTCCGGGTGGACGGTGATGCCCGGCTTCATCGACACCCACACGCACATCACCAGCGACCCCAGCGGCGGGTACTCCGAGCGCACGCTGCGGCAGTTCCCCGGCTACTCCGCGCTGGTCGGCGCCAAGAACGCGCGCGCCACCCTCCTGGCGGGGTTCACCACGGTGCGCGACGTGGGCTCGGACGGGTGGGCGGACGTGGCGCTGAAGCACGCCATCAACGACGGCGTCGTGCCGGGCCCGCGGATGTACGTCGCGGCGCACTCGCTGGGGATCACCGGCGGCCACTGCGACACCAACGGCTACCGCCCGGACCTGCGCGAGGAGCCCGGCGTGCAGGAGGGGATCGCCAACGGCGTGGACGCGGTGCGCGCCGCCGTCCGCTACCAGGTCAAGTACGGGGCGGACGTGATCAAGACCTGCGCGACCGGGGGCGTCCTTTCCGCGGGGGACGCGGTGGGGGTGCAGCAGTACTCCGAGGACGAGCTGAGGGCCATGGTGGAGACCGCCGCCATGGCCGAGCGCCGGGTGGCGGCGCACGCGCACGGCCCGGAGGGGATCAAGGCCGCGGTGCGCGCCGGGGTGGCCTCCATCGAGCACGGCTCCGTCCTCGACGACGAGGCGATCCGGATGATGAAGCAGCGGGGGACGTACCTGGTCCCCACGATGATGGCCTTCGACGCGGTGGTGCGGGGCGCGCGCGGGGGCACGCTGGCGCCCTGGGCCGCCGCCAAGGCGCTGGAGATCTCCCCGCACGCGCAGGAGTCCGTCCGCCGCGCCATCCGCGCCGGGGTGCCCATCGCCTTCGGAACGGATGCCGGCGTCTTCCCGCACGGGACCAATGCCGACGAGTTCCGGCTCCTGGTGGACGCGGGGATGACCCCCATGCAGGCGATCCTCGCCGCCACCCGCGAGGCCGCGAAGCTCCTGGGAGTCGCCGACCTGGGCACCGTGGCGCCCGGGAAGCTGGCCGACGTGGTCGCGGTGCGCGGCGACCCGCTCCGCGACGTTGAGGCCCTCAAGCAGGTGGGCTTCGTGATGAAGGATGGCGTGGTCTACAAGCGGGACGGCACACCGCTCGCGGACGTGCGCCAGGCGCATTCCGCGAACTAG